One genomic window of Sphingopyxis sp. OPL5 includes the following:
- a CDS encoding DUF2141 domain-containing protein, translating into MKAAIAPVALLLVAAAPVKPDPSLGKAEAACRTHETAPAVLVSVTGLKDRKGLIRAELYPANDSDFLADDAVLINAQKTFRRVDQNLPASGPVTLCLRVPGPGRYSLSVLHDRNRNLKWDKLSDGLGFGGNPKLGWSKPKALAASVAVGAGPTRTEVVMNYLSGLKYKPLERK; encoded by the coding sequence GTGAAGGCGGCGATTGCACCCGTGGCGCTGCTGCTCGTCGCTGCGGCGCCCGTCAAACCCGACCCATCGCTCGGCAAGGCCGAGGCCGCTTGCCGGACACATGAAACAGCGCCCGCGGTGCTCGTTTCGGTGACCGGGCTCAAGGATCGCAAGGGCCTCATACGCGCCGAACTCTATCCGGCTAACGACAGCGATTTCCTCGCCGACGACGCGGTCCTGATCAACGCGCAAAAGACCTTTCGCCGGGTCGATCAGAACCTGCCGGCATCGGGTCCGGTCACGCTCTGCCTCCGCGTCCCGGGGCCGGGGCGCTACAGCCTGTCGGTCCTCCACGACCGCAACCGCAATCTCAAATGGGACAAATTGTCCGACGGGCTCGGGTTCGGCGGCAATCCGAAGCTCGGCTGGTCGAAACCCAAGGCATTGGCCGCGTCGGTCGCGGTGGGCGCGGGGCCGACACGTACCGAGGTCGTCATGAATTATCTGAGCGGGCTGAAATATAAGCCACTGGAGCGCAAATGA
- a CDS encoding glycosyltransferase, producing MKIVDVCAFYTLHGGGVKTYIDRKLAIGAAMGHEIVVIAPGSHDHVERRAGGGTIVYVASPQLLVDRRYRYFEDAGAVHARLDAERPDMVEASSPWRTANIVADWQGDAPRALIMHADPLAAYAYRWFGRFGSRETIDKGFDLFWRHLRRLGARFDCVVSANRHLSARLQAGGVAGVETIPMGVDPDIFSPIHRDPGLRRDLLARCALPESATLLIGVGRHSGEKRWPLVIDACLAASQHRPIGLVLVGDGRDRARLVRQIGDNPHVHLLAPVADRALLARVMASADAMIHGCEAETFGLVAAEAAASGLPLIVPDEGGASDFVRGDNGELYEAGDAGAAARAIGRLLARDPAALAAAAARRAADIPLIDDHFGALFGRYRSLASLRRAA from the coding sequence ATGAAGATCGTCGACGTCTGCGCCTTTTACACGCTGCACGGCGGCGGGGTAAAAACCTATATCGACCGCAAGCTCGCGATCGGCGCGGCGATGGGGCATGAGATCGTGGTCATCGCGCCCGGCTCGCACGACCATGTCGAGCGGCGGGCAGGAGGCGGTACAATCGTCTATGTTGCGAGCCCGCAGCTGCTCGTCGACCGGCGCTATCGCTATTTCGAAGACGCGGGCGCCGTCCATGCCCGGCTCGATGCCGAGCGCCCCGATATGGTCGAGGCGTCATCGCCCTGGCGGACCGCCAATATCGTCGCCGACTGGCAGGGCGACGCGCCCAGAGCCCTGATCATGCATGCCGATCCGCTGGCGGCCTATGCCTATCGCTGGTTCGGTCGTTTCGGCAGCCGCGAGACGATCGACAAGGGCTTCGACCTCTTCTGGCGCCATTTGCGGCGGCTCGGCGCACGGTTCGACTGCGTCGTCAGTGCCAACCGTCATCTTTCGGCGCGATTGCAGGCTGGGGGCGTGGCCGGCGTGGAGACGATTCCGATGGGGGTCGATCCGGATATCTTCTCGCCGATACACCGCGATCCCGGCCTCAGGCGCGATCTGCTCGCGCGCTGCGCGCTGCCCGAAAGCGCGACCCTGTTGATCGGGGTCGGCCGCCACAGCGGCGAAAAGCGCTGGCCGCTGGTGATCGATGCCTGCCTCGCGGCGTCGCAGCATCGTCCGATCGGACTGGTTCTCGTCGGCGACGGTCGCGATCGTGCGCGGCTTGTCCGCCAGATCGGGGACAATCCGCACGTCCATCTCCTGGCGCCGGTCGCCGATCGTGCGTTGCTGGCGCGCGTAATGGCCAGCGCCGACGCGATGATCCACGGCTGCGAAGCCGAAACCTTCGGCCTTGTCGCGGCGGAGGCCGCGGCATCGGGTCTGCCGTTGATCGTCCCCGACGAAGGCGGCGCTTCGGACTTTGTCCGCGGCGACAATGGCGAACTCTACGAAGCGGGCGATGCGGGCGCGGCGGCGCGTGCGATTGGCCGGCTCCTTGCGCGCGATCCGGCGGCGCTTGCGGCGGCCGCCGCCCGGCGCGCCGCGGACATCCCCCTCATCGACGATCATTTCGGCGCGCTGTTCGGCCGTTACCGTTCGTTGGCGTCGCTCCGCCGGGCCGCCTGA
- a CDS encoding LptF/LptG family permease yields the protein MSAIDRYIARRLARPFLAVSVIIVLLLTLENSRRLMTLLGNVEQPVAVLIKLMLYLIPEYLGIGLLIAVFVSVAVVFRGFALQGELDIFASIGLSPGRLLRVPLMFGLAVALLHAGLRAYIEPAGEQRLDALGTSIALGNLGLSIAPGEFLGPRPGTMFHVDAVDRATGVFRGLLVQSRSLTVAAREGRVINGGHEGVLLRLFDGHVVATRPSGRLEATSFQAMAMPIALMAAKPVHVTPRHRNDRLMSGDLWRAAFDARTGSERAAARAALGNRFVTAAFIALVPLFGFALGVPPKRSTSALGLGLGILLIVGFVQTIVAIEDGAHALAPLYQVAVLLGFACLALAMLRAQTNRGPGAIEAMLVSASQPARHLSHWFRLDRLMMRLPSDRRPLLTTGR from the coding sequence ATGTCCGCAATCGATCGCTATATCGCGCGGCGGCTCGCACGACCCTTTCTCGCGGTCAGCGTGATCATCGTCCTGCTGCTGACACTCGAGAACAGCCGCCGGCTGATGACCCTGCTCGGCAATGTCGAGCAACCCGTGGCCGTGCTGATCAAGTTGATGCTCTATCTCATCCCCGAATATCTCGGGATCGGCCTGCTGATTGCCGTGTTCGTATCGGTCGCGGTCGTTTTTCGCGGCTTCGCTCTTCAGGGCGAGCTCGACATATTTGCGTCGATCGGTCTCTCTCCCGGCCGCTTGCTGCGCGTGCCATTGATGTTCGGGCTGGCGGTAGCGCTGCTTCATGCCGGCCTTCGCGCTTATATAGAACCGGCCGGCGAGCAGCGGCTCGATGCGCTTGGCACGTCGATCGCGCTCGGCAATCTCGGCCTTTCCATCGCCCCGGGCGAGTTTCTGGGTCCTAGGCCTGGGACGATGTTTCATGTCGATGCCGTCGACCGGGCCACGGGCGTTTTTCGCGGGCTTCTTGTGCAGAGCCGCAGCCTGACGGTTGCCGCGCGCGAAGGGCGGGTGATCAACGGCGGACACGAGGGCGTCTTGCTGCGCCTGTTCGATGGCCATGTGGTCGCGACGCGTCCTAGCGGCCGTCTCGAAGCCACGTCTTTTCAAGCGATGGCGATGCCCATAGCGTTGATGGCCGCCAAGCCCGTCCATGTGACGCCGCGCCATCGGAACGACCGGCTCATGTCCGGTGATCTGTGGCGCGCCGCATTTGACGCCCGGACGGGCTCCGAACGCGCGGCGGCACGCGCGGCGCTCGGCAATCGCTTTGTGACCGCCGCCTTTATCGCTCTTGTCCCGCTCTTCGGTTTTGCCCTCGGCGTTCCGCCCAAGCGATCGACGTCGGCGCTTGGGCTGGGCCTCGGCATCCTGCTGATCGTCGGCTTCGTCCAGACGATCGTCGCGATCGAGGATGGCGCTCACGCGCTCGCGCCCCTTTATCAAGTCGCGGTCCTGCTCGGCTTTGCCTGTCTTGCCCTCGCGATGCTCCGCGCCCAGACCAATCGCGGGCCCGGGGCCATCGAGGCGATGCTGGTGTCGGCGAGCCAACCCGCGCGCCATCTGTCGCACTGGTTCCGGCTCGACCGCTTGATGATGCGGCTCCCTAGCGACCGGAGGCCGCTATTGACGACAGGCCGATGA
- a CDS encoding HAD family hydrolase → MTSSRPLSIFDLDRTLTIYGTWSPFLLFAARRRAPWRLVFAPLVVALMAAYKARLLSRKQLKQAMQRLMLGSAVDRDAVTDLARAYAEQSLAHNIHPDAIASIAAERAAGRRVVIASAAHLFYLEAIAERLGVTDVVGTASIWRGRDLTPRIAGANCYGADKRRMLEHWLAGQDIDRADVHIRFFSDDLSDFPTFEWADEAVAVNPSRRLLHLALRRGWTVYDWRQPKTAPARRLRERRAISG, encoded by the coding sequence ATGACATCATCGCGTCCGCTCTCGATCTTCGATCTCGACCGCACTTTGACCATCTACGGCACCTGGTCACCGTTCCTGCTTTTCGCGGCGCGGCGGCGTGCGCCATGGAGACTCGTCTTCGCGCCGCTCGTGGTCGCCTTGATGGCAGCGTACAAGGCACGCTTGCTTTCGCGCAAACAGCTCAAACAGGCGATGCAGCGCCTGATGCTCGGAAGCGCCGTCGATCGCGACGCCGTGACCGACCTTGCGCGGGCTTATGCCGAGCAGAGCCTCGCGCACAATATCCATCCGGATGCCATCGCGAGCATCGCCGCCGAGCGCGCTGCCGGACGGCGCGTCGTCATCGCCTCGGCCGCCCATCTTTTCTATCTCGAGGCCATCGCCGAACGGCTCGGCGTCACCGATGTGGTGGGTACCGCATCGATATGGCGCGGGCGCGACCTCACCCCGCGGATCGCCGGCGCGAATTGCTATGGCGCGGACAAACGGCGCATGCTCGAACATTGGCTTGCGGGACAGGATATCGATCGCGCGGACGTTCATATCCGCTTCTTTTCGGACGACCTCTCGGACTTTCCCACCTTCGAATGGGCCGATGAAGCGGTGGCGGTCAATCCGTCGCGGCGGTTGCTCCATCTGGCACTGCGGCGTGGATGGACGGTCTATGATTGGCGCCAGCCAAAGACAGCGCCCGCAAGACGCCTACGCGAGCGGCGTGCGATAAGCGGCTGA
- a CDS encoding lipopolysaccharide biosynthesis protein, which produces MAALLTEAAKAPSGPVRRIYENLGLLLGGKAAAGLISLVYVVAAARILGPEQYGVLVLVNYFAMLIGGLIAFPGWHAIVRYGVQPAETDHAKLIRLLRFAGAIELAAGVAAVVVAALAVPLVGPLLGWSADAQALAVPYCFAVLATVRATPGGYLQILRRFDLLALHNLVTPVMRLLGTLIIIFFDLGLTAFLVAWLVAALVEGASLWIAAAYLARRHMLDEPLLGAVADARREHEGLGRFMLTANADIMLGDLTGRLTPLIVGAMLGPAAAGLYSIAHRATIVISQPAQMLGQAAYAELARLAAGGGAGRAIRQALGRCLGIALATALPLLVILAFFSREIAVLIGGQAFAGAASVMLWLTLARVVAMTGPPTSAALIAIGRPGLSVTANMIAGLGLMPLLPLFTRFAGLVGAGYHALLQAVVAAGLLGFALWRVTDRPQ; this is translated from the coding sequence ATGGCCGCCTTGCTCACTGAGGCTGCAAAGGCGCCGTCGGGGCCCGTTCGCCGCATCTACGAAAATCTCGGGCTCCTGCTTGGCGGCAAGGCCGCCGCCGGCCTGATCAGTCTCGTCTATGTCGTCGCCGCCGCGCGTATCCTTGGCCCCGAACAATATGGCGTGCTGGTGCTCGTCAATTATTTCGCGATGCTGATCGGCGGCCTCATCGCCTTTCCGGGCTGGCATGCGATCGTTCGCTACGGGGTCCAGCCCGCCGAGACCGATCATGCCAAGCTCATCCGTCTGCTACGCTTTGCCGGCGCTATCGAGCTGGCGGCGGGCGTCGCTGCCGTCGTTGTCGCGGCACTGGCTGTGCCGCTCGTCGGTCCGCTGCTCGGATGGTCGGCGGACGCGCAGGCGCTCGCGGTCCCCTATTGCTTTGCCGTTCTCGCGACAGTGCGCGCGACGCCGGGCGGCTATCTCCAGATATTGCGGCGCTTCGACCTCCTCGCGCTTCACAATCTGGTCACCCCGGTGATGCGGCTGCTCGGCACCCTGATCATCATATTCTTCGATCTGGGGCTCACCGCCTTTCTCGTCGCCTGGCTCGTTGCCGCGCTCGTCGAGGGGGCGTCGCTGTGGATCGCTGCCGCCTATCTTGCCCGCCGGCATATGCTCGATGAGCCGTTGCTGGGCGCTGTCGCGGACGCGCGGCGCGAGCATGAGGGCCTCGGCCGCTTCATGCTCACCGCCAACGCCGATATCATGCTCGGCGATCTCACCGGCCGGCTGACGCCGCTCATTGTCGGGGCGATGCTCGGTCCGGCGGCGGCGGGCCTTTATTCGATTGCCCACCGCGCAACGATCGTCATTTCGCAGCCGGCGCAAATGCTGGGGCAAGCCGCCTATGCCGAACTGGCGCGGCTCGCCGCCGGTGGCGGAGCCGGGCGGGCCATCCGGCAAGCGCTTGGTCGCTGTCTCGGCATCGCACTCGCCACGGCGCTGCCCCTTCTCGTCATCCTGGCTTTCTTCTCGCGCGAGATAGCGGTGCTGATCGGCGGGCAAGCCTTCGCCGGCGCTGCCTCGGTCATGCTCTGGCTGACGCTTGCCCGCGTGGTCGCGATGACGGGACCACCGACAAGTGCAGCGCTGATCGCCATCGGGCGACCCGGCCTGTCGGTGACGGCCAATATGATCGCCGGGCTTGGCCTCATGCCGCTGCTGCCTCTGTTTACCCGCTTCGCCGGGCTCGTGGGCGCCGGCTATCACGCCCTGCTGCAGGCGGTGGTCGCCGCCGGCCTGCTCGGCTTCGCTCTGTGGCGGGTGACGGATCGTCCGCAATGA
- a CDS encoding RNA polymerase sigma factor has protein sequence MTKVGGLEAIFMANRLALSRYLRVRLRGDGDGEDILQELWLKLADIDASLIAEPLAYLYRTAENLVLDRRRSAQRRTAREQEWTKGHIDGSMAAPRDAQPSAERMLVARDQLRRVDAVLDALPERTAFAFRAVRIDGMPQKQIAAQMGISVSAVEKHLQRGYRAVLELKQQLDVDIDAPQRQVAEGIDDGDR, from the coding sequence ATGACCAAAGTCGGCGGGCTCGAAGCGATTTTCATGGCCAATCGGCTGGCTTTGTCGCGCTATCTGCGCGTTCGTCTCCGCGGCGATGGCGACGGCGAGGATATCCTGCAGGAACTGTGGCTGAAGCTCGCCGATATCGACGCGAGCCTGATCGCCGAGCCGCTGGCCTATCTCTATCGAACCGCCGAAAATCTGGTCCTCGACCGGCGCCGTTCGGCGCAGCGTCGTACCGCGCGCGAGCAGGAATGGACGAAGGGGCATATCGACGGCAGCATGGCCGCGCCGCGCGATGCCCAGCCATCGGCAGAACGCATGCTCGTGGCGCGCGACCAGCTCAGGCGGGTCGATGCGGTGCTCGACGCCTTGCCCGAGCGGACCGCCTTCGCCTTCCGGGCGGTGCGGATCGACGGCATGCCGCAAAAGCAGATCGCCGCCCAAATGGGGATCAGCGTGAGCGCGGTCGAGAAGCATTTGCAACGGGGATACCGCGCGGTTCTGGAGCTCAAGCAACAGCTGGATGTGGATATCGACGCGCCGCAACGTCAGGTGGCCGAAGGAATTGATGATGGGGACCGGTAG
- a CDS encoding FecR family protein encodes MGTGSIMDEAIAWHVRLQGPAADGVLWAEFTAWMEADPAHADAYDAVALADDRLSDELAETKAPEKNAPLATNDNEPGVRPWYRRTAFLSIAASLILALCLSPMLLRSPGMEAITTQPGETREIALGDGSTIALNGGTTIHLDRKAERFARLDSGEAIFTIKHDSARPFVVETGDGTLRDLGTIFNVRQSASGLEVGVSEGSVQYDPGVQAVTVTAGRQLRVQRGKSRAVVTAIDPASVGGWRQGRLSYHDASLATIALDLTRSLGTPVTVSPDLASRRFSGVIRIDRDEAKLFRQLESLLGVHARHSAKGWQLTR; translated from the coding sequence ATGGGGACCGGTAGCATCATGGACGAGGCCATCGCATGGCATGTGCGGTTGCAGGGCCCGGCAGCCGACGGCGTTCTGTGGGCCGAGTTCACGGCATGGATGGAAGCCGATCCGGCGCACGCCGATGCTTATGATGCCGTCGCTCTCGCCGATGACCGTCTTTCGGACGAACTGGCCGAGACCAAGGCTCCCGAGAAGAATGCGCCGCTCGCGACCAATGATAATGAGCCCGGTGTCCGCCCCTGGTATCGCCGCACCGCATTTCTCTCGATCGCAGCCAGTCTCATCCTTGCGCTCTGCCTGTCGCCGATGCTGCTGCGGTCGCCGGGGATGGAGGCGATCACGACCCAGCCGGGCGAAACGCGCGAAATCGCCCTTGGCGACGGATCGACGATCGCCCTCAACGGCGGCACCACCATTCACCTCGATCGCAAGGCCGAACGCTTCGCGCGCCTCGACAGCGGCGAGGCGATCTTCACGATCAAGCATGACAGCGCGCGGCCGTTCGTCGTCGAGACGGGGGACGGAACGCTCCGCGACCTCGGCACGATCTTCAACGTGCGCCAGTCTGCAAGCGGCCTCGAGGTCGGCGTGTCCGAAGGCAGCGTCCAATATGATCCGGGCGTTCAGGCGGTCACGGTGACGGCAGGCAGGCAGCTCCGCGTCCAGCGCGGCAAGTCCAGGGCGGTCGTGACGGCCATCGACCCGGCCTCGGTCGGCGGATGGCGGCAGGGGAGGCTGAGCTATCATGATGCGTCGCTCGCCACGATCGCGCTCGATCTCACGCGTTCGCTTGGCACGCCGGTAACCGTCTCGCCGGACCTCGCAAGCCGGCGCTTTTCAGGCGTCATCCGCATCGATCGCGACGAAGCGAAGCTCTTCCGGCAACTGGAGTCCTTGCTTGGCGTCCATGCGCGCCATAGTGCCAAAGGATGGCAATTGACGCGCTAG
- a CDS encoding TonB-dependent receptor domain-containing protein, with protein sequence MTWNHILPVAAIAIVAASPAAAAESRNFNIPAQRLDNALIALGNETQISIGGIDQRLAGARSKPVRGRMTIAQALTTMLRGTGFTYQIVDAETVRIVPVPKPRARPKPAPTPRPPPAAPRIEAPIPPPVEIVVTATKQGQPLDSYPGTAHIESIGSPGLGESQGTAAFVARIPTLTSTNLGPGRNKLFVRGIADSSFSGPTQSTVGIYLGDLRLTYNAPEPDLRLYDIDRIEVIEGPQGTLYGAGALGGIIRIVPKMADAGVFHASAAAGRSVTRGAAPGYDLGGMVNIPILTDRVALRVVGYKQVEGGYIDNSTLGTENTNRTRLDGARANLRIEPGDNWTIDVNALLQNIDTRDGQYAETDQPRRTHAANIAQPHDNDFKAAGVEVAKDWGDLKLISSTGIVDHDLSEVFDATGYGGNSEIQIFEGHEAIRLLTHETRLSHRGPSGNSWVAGFGLVRNIDRIDRRLGPLDAPATLARLRNQKTEIAVFGEATQRIAPRLSGTLGARVVFAETIGELMGGSGEDFEPKRRQVRFLPTAALSWKPNSDLLTFLRYQSGFRSGGIAITAGQTNAAQRFDSDSIHTAELGIRLGCESDTASPRFSGGVTTFYSIWTDIQADLIGSDGLPFTENIGRGRIYGAEINARWRASDHLFFDGALFVNRSALTNPAEGLEEADERPLPNIARTGARFTAAWERPLSSSLTFKLDGTVRLIGASSLGTTAPLILEHGETTQVDLSASLVASQGWAISLDATNLLNASGNTFSYGNPFTVADGKQITPLRPLTIRLGIRAGF encoded by the coding sequence GTGACCTGGAACCATATCCTCCCCGTTGCGGCCATCGCCATCGTTGCCGCTAGCCCGGCGGCGGCAGCGGAAAGCCGCAACTTCAATATTCCTGCCCAGCGCCTCGACAATGCGCTCATCGCACTCGGGAACGAGACACAAATTTCGATCGGCGGCATCGATCAGCGTCTGGCGGGCGCGCGCAGCAAGCCGGTTCGCGGCCGCATGACGATCGCACAGGCGCTCACGACGATGCTCCGGGGTACCGGCTTCACCTATCAGATCGTCGATGCCGAGACGGTTCGCATCGTTCCGGTGCCGAAACCCCGCGCACGGCCGAAGCCCGCCCCGACGCCCAGGCCGCCGCCAGCCGCGCCGCGTATCGAAGCGCCGATACCGCCTCCCGTCGAAATCGTCGTCACCGCGACGAAGCAAGGCCAGCCGCTCGACAGCTATCCAGGCACCGCGCATATCGAATCGATAGGGAGCCCCGGTCTCGGAGAGAGCCAAGGCACCGCCGCGTTCGTCGCGCGCATCCCGACCTTGACCTCGACCAATCTGGGGCCGGGCCGCAACAAATTGTTCGTGCGCGGGATCGCCGACAGCAGCTTCTCCGGACCGACCCAGTCGACCGTCGGCATCTATCTCGGCGACCTTCGGCTCACCTATAATGCGCCCGAGCCTGATCTACGCCTCTATGACATCGACCGCATCGAAGTGATCGAGGGGCCGCAGGGGACGCTCTATGGCGCCGGGGCGCTCGGCGGGATTATCCGGATCGTCCCGAAAATGGCCGACGCGGGCGTCTTTCACGCTTCGGCGGCCGCAGGTCGATCCGTAACGCGCGGTGCTGCACCGGGCTATGATCTTGGAGGGATGGTCAATATCCCGATCCTGACCGATCGAGTGGCGCTCCGGGTCGTCGGCTACAAGCAGGTCGAAGGGGGCTATATCGACAACAGCACCCTTGGTACCGAGAACACCAACCGGACGCGTCTCGACGGCGCACGCGCGAACCTGCGGATCGAGCCGGGCGACAACTGGACGATCGACGTCAACGCGCTGCTCCAGAATATCGACACGCGTGACGGCCAATATGCCGAAACCGATCAGCCGCGCCGCACGCATGCCGCCAACATCGCCCAGCCGCACGACAATGACTTCAAGGCGGCGGGCGTAGAAGTCGCGAAGGACTGGGGCGACCTCAAGCTCATCTCGTCGACGGGCATCGTCGACCATGATCTGTCGGAAGTCTTCGATGCGACAGGCTATGGCGGCAATTCCGAGATCCAGATCTTCGAGGGGCATGAGGCCATTCGCCTGCTGACGCACGAGACGCGCCTCTCGCACCGCGGACCGTCGGGAAACAGCTGGGTCGCGGGTTTCGGTCTCGTCCGCAACATCGATCGCATCGATCGCCGCCTCGGCCCGCTCGACGCGCCCGCAACGCTGGCTCGGCTGCGCAACCAGAAGACCGAAATAGCGGTCTTCGGTGAGGCGACACAGCGCATCGCCCCGCGCCTGTCGGGAACGCTCGGCGCACGTGTCGTCTTTGCCGAGACGATCGGCGAACTGATGGGCGGATCGGGCGAGGATTTCGAACCGAAGCGGCGGCAGGTCCGTTTCCTGCCAACCGCAGCGCTGTCCTGGAAACCCAATTCGGATCTTCTGACCTTCCTTCGCTATCAGAGCGGATTCCGGAGTGGGGGGATCGCCATCACCGCTGGCCAAACCAATGCCGCGCAGCGCTTCGATTCGGATTCAATCCACACCGCCGAACTCGGGATCAGGCTTGGCTGCGAAAGCGATACCGCCAGCCCCCGCTTCTCTGGGGGCGTCACAACCTTCTATTCGATCTGGACCGACATTCAGGCAGACCTCATCGGATCCGACGGACTGCCCTTCACCGAAAATATCGGACGCGGGAGGATTTATGGCGCTGAGATCAATGCGCGCTGGCGCGCTAGCGATCACCTGTTCTTCGACGGAGCGCTGTTCGTCAATCGCAGCGCGCTGACCAACCCCGCCGAAGGACTCGAAGAAGCCGACGAACGGCCGCTGCCGAATATTGCGCGGACCGGCGCGCGTTTTACGGCGGCCTGGGAGAGGCCATTGTCCTCCAGCCTGACGTTCAAGCTCGACGGTACGGTCCGCCTGATCGGCGCGTCGAGCCTGGGCACGACGGCACCGCTCATCCTTGAGCATGGCGAAACGACCCAGGTCGACCTGTCCGCATCGCTCGTCGCATCGCAAGGCTGGGCCATCTCGCTCGACGCCACGAACCTGCTCAACGCCAGCGGTAACACCTTCTCCTACGGCAACCCTTTTACTGTCGCCGACGGCAAGCAGATCACGCCGCTGCGACCGCTCACGATCCGATTGGGCATTCGAGCCGGCTTCTGA
- a CDS encoding phosphatase PAP2 family protein: MKKILKLLNSERLLARRPDILLTAAMALAALVALGIFKLASEIAEGELNAYDTPGLHWVRAIFGESSGMRAAMLDLTALGDVTTLTLVVVFSAGLLMTLKRGQFALFLVAQCVSGALVMSLLKVWFGRARPTVVEHWASYGSASFPSGHAANSAIVYLSIAILVAGLAPSRSSRIYVAGAAGLLVVSIGISRLYLGVHWPSDVLAGWAFGGGWALMCWSIMWRMAPLTARAAINLATFPGRRNQ, encoded by the coding sequence TTGAAGAAGATCCTGAAACTGCTGAACTCGGAGCGATTGCTGGCGCGTCGGCCGGATATTCTCCTTACGGCGGCGATGGCGCTCGCGGCGCTCGTCGCGCTCGGTATCTTCAAGCTGGCGTCGGAAATCGCCGAGGGTGAACTCAATGCCTATGATACCCCCGGGCTGCATTGGGTGCGGGCCATATTCGGCGAGAGCAGTGGCATGCGCGCGGCGATGCTCGATCTGACCGCATTGGGCGACGTCACCACCTTGACGCTGGTCGTCGTTTTTTCCGCGGGCTTGCTTATGACGCTCAAGCGGGGACAATTCGCATTGTTCCTCGTCGCCCAATGCGTATCGGGAGCGCTTGTGATGAGCTTGCTGAAGGTGTGGTTTGGAAGGGCACGGCCGACGGTCGTCGAGCATTGGGCCTCTTATGGCAGTGCGAGCTTCCCGAGCGGCCACGCAGCGAATTCCGCTATCGTCTATTTGTCCATCGCCATTCTCGTCGCCGGATTGGCGCCGAGCCGGTCGAGCCGCATCTATGTCGCGGGAGCCGCGGGATTGCTCGTCGTGTCGATCGGCATCTCGCGCCTGTATCTCGGCGTTCATTGGCCGAGCGACGTCCTCGCCGGTTGGGCCTTCGGTGGCGGATGGGCCCTGATGTGCTGGAGCATCATGTGGAGGATGGCGCCGCTCACGGCTCGCGCGGCCATCAACTTGGCGACTTTCCCTGGACGCCGAAATCAGTGA
- a CDS encoding LytTR family DNA-binding domain-containing protein, with translation MNSVRRFVTGGRMRLAMREWRMLRKWRVPLSAVAFGAMLGVTGPFGSQSVLGPAVRYPFWMVIAVAGFGTAAAAERILPSISPRKRTFARYFAVAAVSAVPMTFFVAWAMGVVRPGRTFGPVQLLGLFPYVALVQLLIARIMAPDDPVTVVAPAGQPAAAPEYPPEFLSKLPAALRSDILALEAEDHYVRVHTLNGSALVLMRLADAAAIIDPRLGLRVHRSWWVAKDGVRQLERTPGRATARLLDDTAVPISRTYLPAARTVLKD, from the coding sequence GTGAATAGCGTCCGCCGTTTCGTGACGGGTGGGCGGATGCGGTTGGCGATGCGTGAATGGCGGATGTTGAGGAAGTGGCGGGTGCCGCTGAGTGCTGTCGCGTTCGGCGCGATGCTTGGCGTAACGGGGCCATTCGGATCGCAATCTGTGCTCGGGCCAGCGGTTCGATATCCTTTCTGGATGGTCATCGCCGTCGCCGGCTTTGGGACCGCTGCGGCCGCGGAGCGGATCCTTCCGTCCATTTCGCCGCGCAAGCGGACGTTCGCACGGTACTTCGCGGTGGCCGCAGTATCGGCGGTACCCATGACCTTCTTTGTGGCATGGGCTATGGGGGTGGTCAGACCAGGAAGGACATTCGGTCCCGTCCAACTGCTCGGCTTGTTTCCCTATGTGGCGCTGGTCCAGCTGCTGATCGCCCGCATCATGGCTCCGGACGACCCGGTTACGGTGGTCGCACCCGCGGGACAGCCCGCCGCGGCTCCAGAATATCCGCCCGAATTCCTGTCGAAGCTTCCGGCCGCCCTGCGCAGCGACATACTCGCACTGGAAGCCGAAGATCATTATGTGCGCGTGCACACACTCAACGGCTCGGCGTTGGTCCTGATGCGGCTGGCGGATGCGGCGGCGATCATTGATCCGCGGCTAGGCCTTCGCGTGCACCGCAGCTGGTGGGTGGCCAAAGACGGTGTTCGCCAACTGGAACGAACGCCCGGACGAGCGACCGCCCGGCTTCTGGATGACACAGCAGTCCCCATCAGCAGGACATATTTGCCGGCGGCGCGAACGGTTTTGAAGGACTAG